Proteins encoded in a region of the Geobacillus genomosp. 3 genome:
- a CDS encoding DAK2 domain-containing protein, whose product MTMRTLDGRRFADMVQQGAAHLANNAKAVDALNVFPVPDGDTGTNMNLSMTSGAKEVEANASNHIGNVAAALAKGLLMGARGNSGVILSQLFRGFAKAVEGKQQVDGFEFAAALQAGVDTAYKAVMKPVEGTILTVAKEAARKAIETAKKERDVVAVMEAALAEAKAALQRTPELLPVLKEVGVVDSGGQGLVYVYEGFLAALKGEAVSAAPVEVPMEELVKMAHHQSAQSHIHTDEIEFGYCTEFMVRFEADKLVQHPFSEETFRRDLSRFGDSLLVVAHDELVKVHIHSETPGEVLTYGQRYGSLIKIKIENMREQHANIVGKEAETSSRTAGKTKPYGIVAVAMGAGVAELFRSIGAHEVIEGGQTMNPSTEEIADAIGRANAETVFVLPNNKNVVMAAKQAAELSEQRVVVIPSKTVPQGMAALLAFNPAQSAEQNERAMTAALSRVKTGQVTVSVRDTTINGIEIQKGDYMGLFDDRIIVADKDKIAVTKQLLDALIDEESEIVTVLYGEDATEVEVETIVAYLEKEHDEVEVEVHDGQQPLYPFVISVE is encoded by the coding sequence GTGACAATGAGGACGCTTGACGGAAGACGGTTTGCCGATATGGTGCAACAAGGAGCGGCACACTTGGCGAACAATGCCAAAGCGGTCGATGCGCTGAACGTCTTTCCGGTTCCAGATGGCGATACAGGAACAAACATGAACTTGTCGATGACGTCCGGGGCGAAAGAAGTGGAGGCAAACGCCTCGAACCATATCGGCAACGTCGCCGCGGCGCTGGCGAAAGGATTGTTGATGGGGGCGCGCGGCAATTCCGGCGTCATTTTGTCGCAGCTGTTCCGCGGGTTTGCCAAGGCAGTCGAAGGCAAACAACAAGTGGATGGCTTCGAATTCGCCGCGGCGTTGCAAGCCGGGGTTGATACAGCCTACAAGGCGGTTATGAAGCCGGTCGAAGGAACGATTCTCACCGTGGCGAAAGAGGCGGCGCGCAAGGCGATTGAAACGGCAAAAAAAGAGCGCGATGTCGTCGCGGTGATGGAAGCGGCGCTCGCCGAGGCAAAGGCAGCGTTGCAACGCACGCCGGAGCTGCTGCCCGTTCTCAAGGAAGTCGGGGTTGTTGACAGCGGCGGCCAAGGGCTCGTATATGTGTATGAAGGATTTCTCGCCGCTTTGAAAGGGGAAGCCGTCAGCGCCGCTCCCGTTGAAGTGCCGATGGAAGAGCTCGTGAAAATGGCGCACCATCAAAGCGCGCAAAGCCATATTCATACCGATGAAATCGAGTTTGGCTATTGTACGGAATTTATGGTTCGGTTTGAGGCGGACAAGCTGGTGCAGCATCCGTTTTCCGAAGAGACGTTTCGCCGCGACTTAAGCCGGTTTGGGGATTCGTTGCTTGTCGTTGCCCACGACGAGCTTGTCAAAGTCCACATCCATTCGGAAACGCCGGGTGAAGTGCTGACTTACGGTCAGCGCTATGGAAGCCTCATCAAAATTAAAATTGAAAACATGCGCGAGCAGCATGCCAACATCGTCGGCAAAGAGGCGGAAACGTCATCCCGCACCGCGGGGAAAACGAAGCCATACGGCATCGTGGCGGTTGCGATGGGCGCCGGCGTGGCCGAACTGTTTCGAAGCATCGGAGCACATGAGGTAATTGAAGGCGGGCAAACGATGAATCCGAGCACGGAAGAAATTGCTGACGCCATCGGCCGCGCTAACGCGGAAACAGTATTTGTGCTGCCGAACAATAAAAACGTTGTGATGGCGGCGAAACAGGCGGCGGAACTTTCGGAACAGCGCGTGGTGGTCATCCCGTCGAAAACCGTTCCGCAAGGCATGGCGGCGCTGTTGGCCTTCAATCCGGCACAATCGGCCGAGCAAAATGAGCGGGCGATGACGGCGGCGCTTTCACGGGTGAAAACAGGACAAGTAACGGTCTCCGTGCGCGATACGACAATCAATGGCATCGAGATTCAAAAAGGCGATTACATGGGGCTGTTTGACGATCGCATCATCGTCGCGGACAAGGACAAGATCGCGGTTACCAAGCAGCTGCTTGATGCGCTGATCGATGAGGAAAGTGAAATCGTTACCGTCCTGTACGGCGAAGATGCGACCGAAGTAGAAGTGGAAACGATTGTGGCATATCTTGAAAAGGAACATGACGAAGTGGAAGTGGAAGTGCATGACGGTCAACAGCCGCTATATCCGTTTGTCATTTCTGTTGAGTAA
- the sdaAB gene encoding L-serine ammonia-lyase, iron-sulfur-dependent subunit beta — MKYKSVFDIIGPVMVGPSSSHTAGAARIGLVARKLFGRKPEWARISFYGSFAETYRGHGTDVAIVAGLLGFDTFDDRLPNALEIARIEGLDVSFFTEDAIPEHPNTARLRIGDDKGKLELVGISIGGGKIEIVELNGFDLKLSGHHPALLIMHNDRYGTIGSVASALAKHAINIGHMEVSRKEKGKEALMTIEVDQPLTDDLIQELESLPNIIQVTKLVD, encoded by the coding sequence ATGAAGTATAAAAGCGTCTTTGATATTATCGGACCGGTGATGGTTGGGCCGTCGAGCTCGCACACGGCCGGGGCGGCGCGCATCGGCCTTGTTGCGCGCAAGCTGTTTGGCAGAAAGCCGGAGTGGGCGCGCATCTCGTTTTACGGTTCGTTCGCTGAAACGTACCGCGGGCACGGTACGGATGTCGCCATTGTCGCCGGGTTGCTCGGTTTTGACACGTTTGATGATCGTCTCCCGAATGCGCTTGAAATTGCTCGTATCGAAGGGCTTGACGTGTCCTTTTTTACCGAGGACGCGATTCCGGAGCATCCGAATACGGCGCGTTTGCGCATTGGTGATGATAAGGGAAAACTTGAACTTGTCGGTATTTCCATCGGTGGAGGGAAAATTGAAATTGTCGAGTTGAACGGTTTCGACTTAAAGTTGTCTGGCCATCATCCGGCGCTATTAATCATGCATAATGACCGGTATGGGACGATTGGATCAGTGGCCAGCGCATTGGCGAAGCATGCGATAAATATCGGCCATATGGAAGTGTCGCGTAAGGAAAAGGGAAAAGAAGCGCTGATGACGATTGAGGTTGATCAGCCGCTGACAGATGATTTGATACAGGAATTGGAAAGTTTGCCAAATATCATCCAAGTGACGAAGCTTGTCGATTGA
- the sdaAA gene encoding L-serine ammonia-lyase, iron-sulfur-dependent, subunit alpha produces MFRNVAELVELAEKEQIKIAEVMIRQEVEVSGRSREEIIAQMDRNLEVMEQAVERGLQGVVSRSGLTGGDAMRMQRYIERGQFLSGETVLDAVSKAMATNEVNAAMGVICATPTAGSAGVVPGTLFAVKEKLQPTRQEMIEFLFTAGAFGYVVANNASISGAAGGCQAEVGSAAGMAAAALVELAGGTPSQAAEAMAIALKNMLGLVCDPVAGLVEVPCVKRNAMGAANAMIAADMALAGIKSRIPCDEVIEAMYRIGTAMPVALKETAQGGLAATPTGRAIAARIFGAAAATK; encoded by the coding sequence ATGTTTCGCAATGTTGCTGAACTTGTCGAGTTAGCCGAAAAAGAGCAAATCAAAATTGCTGAAGTGATGATCCGGCAAGAAGTAGAAGTGAGCGGGCGAAGCCGGGAAGAGATTATCGCGCAAATGGACCGGAACCTCGAGGTGATGGAGCAGGCGGTCGAGAGAGGGCTGCAAGGTGTCGTGTCCCGCTCCGGGCTGACCGGTGGCGATGCGATGCGGATGCAACGTTATATCGAGCGCGGCCAATTCTTATCCGGAGAAACAGTTTTGGACGCCGTCAGCAAAGCGATGGCCACAAACGAAGTGAACGCGGCGATGGGCGTCATTTGTGCCACGCCGACAGCAGGCTCGGCCGGCGTCGTCCCGGGGACGCTGTTTGCGGTAAAAGAGAAATTGCAGCCGACAAGACAAGAAATGATTGAATTTTTGTTTACAGCCGGTGCGTTTGGTTATGTCGTCGCCAATAACGCTTCCATTTCCGGCGCTGCCGGCGGTTGCCAGGCGGAAGTCGGTTCAGCGGCCGGCATGGCTGCCGCCGCGCTCGTTGAGCTGGCTGGTGGGACGCCAAGCCAGGCGGCCGAAGCGATGGCGATCGCGCTAAAAAATATGCTCGGGTTGGTTTGTGACCCTGTCGCCGGCCTTGTGGAAGTCCCATGTGTGAAGCGGAATGCCATGGGGGCGGCGAATGCCATGATCGCCGCCGATATGGCGCTGGCCGGCATTAAAAGTCGCATTCCGTGCGATGAAGTGATCGAAGCGATGTATCGTATCGGTACGGCGATGCCGGTAGCGCTCAAAGAAACCGCGCAAGGGGGGCTGGCCGCTACGCCGACAGGCCGCGCCATTGCGGCCCGCATTTTCGGCGCTGCTGCGGCAACAAAGTGA